One segment of Mycobacterium spongiae DNA contains the following:
- a CDS encoding MMPL family transporter, whose translation MFAWWGRTVYRYRFIVIGVMVALSLGGGVFGLSLGSHVTQSGFYDDGSQSVKASVLGDNVYGRDRSGHIVAIFHAPEGKTVNDPAWSKKVVDELDQFVADHPDQVMGWAGYLRAPDTTSAVVKGMATEDKKYTFVSIPLKGDDDDTILNNYKDIAPSLQKLDGGTVQLAGLEPVAEALTGTIATDQRRMEVLALPLVAVVLFLVFGGVIAACLPVMVGGLSIAGALGIMRLIAVFGPVHFFAQPVVSLIGLGIAVDYGLFVVSRFREEIAEGYDTETAVRRTVMTAGRTVAFSAVLIIASGISLLMLPQGFVKSLTYALIAAVGLAALLSITLLPACLAILGRHVDALGVRTLFRVPFLRNWQVSRAYLNWLADRLQKTKTREEVEAGFWGKLVNWVMKRPLVFALPIVVGMVLLVIPLFNLSLGGMSEKYLPPNNAVRQSQEHFDELFPGYRTNPLTLVIESTDGQPLTDQQVADVRNKAMSISGFIEPDNNPANMWQERSYAPGGSKDPSVRVLQNGLINSGDAAKKLEELRAITPPKGIEISVGGTPALEQDSIHSLFDNMPAMLLILLTTTTLLMFLAFGSVVLPIKAAVMSALTLGSTMGILTWIFVDGHFSNLLNFTATPLTAPVIALVVAVGYGLATDYEVFLVSRMVEAREHGMSTQEAIRIGTATTGRLITAAALVLAVVAGSFVFSDLVMMKYLAFGLMAALLLDATVVRMFLVPSVMKMLGDDCWWAPRWMRRLQTRIGLGEIHLPDERKRPAGNGRSGRPPVTAGLLAAAPRPTLEAGHSAAVESSRPRGAGRPDGKPGKEAPASTGSAGKAKTSPVAGQSAEPPTTRFGAPTHHGAQTESSPERSADVRGSARGATAPSSAPTRPPSPIPSAPSPAQAPAPSPTPPPAPSAGQTRAMRIPKNPSDDATGDPADPTAALPVSRPDGNDSEAATEQLNARGGPDNTRQRRRAAGGLSAADLLRREGRL comes from the coding sequence GTGTTCGCCTGGTGGGGTCGGACGGTGTACCGCTACCGGTTCATCGTCATCGGGGTCATGGTGGCTCTGTCCCTCGGTGGCGGCGTTTTCGGGCTGTCCCTCGGTTCACACGTCACGCAGAGCGGTTTCTACGACGACGGCAGTCAGTCAGTGAAGGCCTCGGTACTCGGCGACAACGTCTACGGTCGGGACCGCAGCGGTCATATCGTCGCGATCTTCCACGCCCCGGAGGGGAAGACCGTTAACGACCCGGCGTGGTCGAAGAAAGTCGTCGACGAACTCGACCAGTTCGTGGCCGACCACCCCGACCAAGTGATGGGTTGGGCCGGCTACCTGAGAGCGCCCGACACGACCAGCGCGGTAGTCAAGGGGATGGCCACCGAAGACAAGAAATACACCTTCGTGTCCATCCCGCTCAAAGGTGATGACGACGACACCATCCTCAACAACTACAAGGACATCGCGCCGTCCTTACAGAAGCTCGACGGCGGCACAGTTCAACTGGCCGGCCTCGAGCCGGTCGCCGAGGCGTTGACCGGCACGATCGCCACCGACCAGCGGCGGATGGAAGTTCTGGCGCTGCCGTTGGTGGCCGTGGTCCTGTTCCTCGTGTTCGGCGGGGTCATCGCCGCCTGCCTGCCGGTGATGGTGGGCGGCCTGAGCATCGCCGGAGCGCTGGGGATCATGCGGTTGATCGCGGTGTTCGGGCCGGTGCATTTCTTTGCGCAACCCGTCGTCTCACTGATCGGCCTCGGTATCGCGGTGGACTATGGGCTCTTCGTGGTGAGCCGGTTCCGAGAAGAGATCGCCGAAGGCTACGACACCGAGACCGCGGTGCGACGCACGGTGATGACCGCCGGCCGTACGGTGGCCTTCTCCGCGGTGCTGATCATCGCGTCCGGGATAAGCCTGCTCATGTTGCCGCAGGGCTTCGTGAAATCGCTGACGTATGCGCTCATCGCGGCCGTCGGCTTGGCGGCCTTGCTGTCGATCACCCTGCTGCCCGCCTGCCTCGCCATCCTCGGCCGCCACGTCGACGCGCTCGGCGTACGAACCCTGTTCCGGGTGCCGTTCTTGCGGAACTGGCAAGTGTCGCGTGCCTACCTGAACTGGCTCGCCGACCGGCTGCAGAAAACCAAGACCCGCGAAGAAGTCGAGGCCGGCTTCTGGGGCAAGCTCGTCAACTGGGTGATGAAGCGCCCGCTGGTGTTTGCGCTCCCGATTGTGGTCGGCATGGTCCTGCTGGTCATCCCGTTGTTCAACCTCTCGCTCGGCGGCATGAGCGAGAAGTATTTGCCGCCGAATAACGCGGTGCGTCAATCGCAGGAGCACTTCGACGAGCTCTTCCCGGGCTACCGCACCAATCCGCTGACGCTCGTGATCGAGTCGACCGATGGCCAGCCGCTCACCGACCAGCAGGTCGCCGATGTTCGCAACAAGGCGATGTCGATCAGCGGATTCATCGAGCCCGACAACAACCCCGCGAACATGTGGCAGGAGCGCAGTTACGCTCCCGGCGGGTCAAAGGATCCGTCAGTTCGGGTCCTACAGAACGGGCTGATCAACTCGGGTGACGCGGCGAAGAAGCTCGAAGAACTACGCGCGATAACGCCCCCCAAAGGCATCGAAATATCTGTCGGCGGAACACCGGCGCTGGAACAGGACTCGATCCATAGCCTGTTCGACAACATGCCGGCGATGCTGCTGATCCTGCTCACGACCACAACACTGTTGATGTTCTTGGCGTTCGGTTCGGTGGTGCTACCGATCAAGGCAGCGGTGATGAGCGCGCTGACGCTCGGATCCACCATGGGCATCCTGACGTGGATCTTCGTCGACGGTCACTTCTCGAACTTGCTGAACTTCACGGCGACCCCGTTGACCGCTCCGGTCATCGCGTTGGTGGTCGCCGTCGGGTACGGCTTGGCCACGGACTACGAGGTGTTTCTGGTGTCCCGCATGGTCGAGGCGCGAGAGCACGGCATGTCGACCCAGGAGGCGATCCGGATCGGCACCGCAACGACCGGGCGACTTATCACCGCCGCCGCCTTGGTGCTTGCCGTGGTCGCGGGATCCTTCGTCTTCTCTGATCTGGTGATGATGAAGTACCTGGCGTTCGGCCTGATGGCGGCCCTGCTGCTGGACGCGACCGTGGTGCGGATGTTCTTGGTTCCCTCGGTCATGAAGATGCTCGGCGATGACTGTTGGTGGGCTCCGCGCTGGATGAGACGCTTGCAGACCCGCATCGGGCTGGGCGAGATCCATCTGCCTGACGAGCGCAAGCGGCCCGCCGGCAACGGGCGTTCCGGACGGCCTCCCGTCACCGCGGGTCTGCTCGCCGCGGCTCCGCGCCCAACACTCGAAGCCGGTCACTCCGCAGCGGTCGAATCATCGCGTCCGCGCGGGGCAGGCCGCCCTGACGGCAAACCCGGCAAGGAGGCACCCGCCAGCACGGGTAGCGCAGGGAAGGCCAAGACCAGCCCGGTGGCAGGGCAATCGGCGGAGCCGCCGACCACCCGCTTCGGGGCGCCCACTCACCACGGTGCCCAGACCGAATCATCACCGGAACGATCGGCGGACGTTCGCGGCTCGGCTCGCGGCGCGACGGCGCCTTCGTCGGCACCCACGCGGCCCCCGTCGCCAATACCGTCGGCACCGTCGCCAGCACAAGCGCCGGCGCCGAGCCCGACGCCGCCGCCGGCCCCGTCGGCGGGTCAAACCCGGGCCATGCGGATTCCGAAGAACCCTTCCGACGACGCCACCGGCGACCCAGCTGACCCAACCGCCGCCCTCCCGGTAAGCCGCCCGGACGGCAACGACTCCGAAGCCGCCACCGAGCAGCTCAATGCCCGCGGCGGGCCGGACAACACGCGCCAGCGCCGGCGTGCGGCGGGCGGTCTCAGCGCTGCGGATCTGCTGCGCCGCGAGGGACGGCTCTAA
- a CDS encoding lysylphosphatidylglycerol synthase transmembrane domain-containing protein, with protein MSHDAASRNLRQRGCGLPRARMRTPPARAGESARGKYWWLRWVVLTIVAIVLAVEVALGWDQLHKAWASMYEANWWWLLAAIAAAGASMHSFAQIQRTLLRSAGVHVKQWRSEAAFYAANSLSTTLPGGPVLSATFLLRQQRMWGASTVVASWQLVMSGVLQAVGLALLGLGGAFFLGAKNNPFSLFFTLGGFVALLLLAQAVASRPELIEGIGRRVLSWANSVRGRPADTGLEKWREILMQLESVSLGRRDLAVAFSWSLFNWIADVACLGFAAYAAGDHASVAGLTVAYAAARAVGTIPLMPGGLLVVEAVLVPGLVSSGMTLPSAISAMLIYRLISWLLIAAIGWVVFFFMFRTENITDPDADPDADESATAPTADPAGSPASNAATDQATSSQHKPSDDPAETALHGPLPPEQEPDNNAEQHC; from the coding sequence GTGTCGCATGACGCCGCTTCGCGCAACCTCCGTCAGCGCGGGTGCGGACTCCCCCGCGCGCGGATGAGGACGCCACCCGCTCGGGCGGGGGAGTCCGCGCGCGGCAAGTACTGGTGGTTGCGATGGGTGGTCCTGACCATCGTCGCAATCGTGCTTGCGGTCGAGGTGGCGCTGGGCTGGGACCAACTCCACAAAGCCTGGGCGAGCATGTACGAGGCCAACTGGTGGTGGCTGCTCGCTGCGATTGCAGCGGCAGGCGCGTCAATGCACAGCTTCGCCCAGATCCAGCGAACTTTGCTGCGATCCGCCGGGGTCCACGTCAAGCAGTGGCGCTCGGAAGCCGCCTTTTACGCCGCCAATTCGCTGAGCACCACGCTGCCCGGTGGGCCGGTGTTGTCGGCGACGTTCCTGCTCCGTCAGCAACGCATGTGGGGCGCCTCGACTGTGGTGGCGTCGTGGCAGCTGGTGATGTCGGGAGTCCTCCAGGCCGTGGGACTGGCACTACTCGGGTTGGGCGGCGCCTTCTTCTTGGGCGCAAAGAACAACCCGTTCTCGCTGTTCTTCACGCTCGGCGGGTTCGTCGCACTGTTGTTGCTGGCGCAGGCGGTGGCGTCACGGCCGGAGCTGATCGAAGGGATCGGCCGGCGGGTGTTGTCGTGGGCCAACTCGGTTCGCGGCAGGCCGGCCGACACCGGCTTGGAGAAGTGGCGCGAGATACTCATGCAGCTGGAATCGGTCAGCCTGGGCCGACGCGACTTGGCCGTGGCGTTCAGTTGGTCATTGTTCAACTGGATCGCCGACGTCGCCTGCCTCGGTTTCGCCGCCTATGCCGCCGGCGACCACGCCTCGGTCGCCGGGTTGACGGTGGCCTACGCCGCCGCTCGCGCGGTCGGCACCATTCCGCTGATGCCGGGCGGACTGCTGGTCGTCGAGGCGGTGCTGGTACCCGGGCTGGTGTCCAGCGGAATGACTCTGCCTAGTGCCATCTCAGCGATGCTGATCTACCGGTTGATCAGCTGGCTGCTCATCGCCGCGATCGGCTGGGTGGTGTTCTTTTTCATGTTCCGCACCGAGAACATCACCGATCCGGATGCCGACCCGGATGCCGACGAATCAGCAACCGCACCTACCGCAGACCCGGCCGGCAGCCCCGCCAGCAACGCGGCGACCGATCAAGCCACCTCGTCGCAGCACAAACCATCCGATGATCCTGCCGAAACCGCCCTGCACGGCCCCTTACCACCAGAGCAGGAGCCCGACAACAACGCAGAGCAGCACTGCTGA
- a CDS encoding AI-2E family transporter has protein sequence MSTSLDDASVAPLVRKAAAWAWRLLVILGAVLALLWVIRKLEIIVVPVLLALILSALLVPAVDWLDNHGVPRSGAVTLVLLSGFATLGGILTFVVSQFIVGLPDLVAQVEQSIEATRKWLIEGPAHLRGEQIDNAGNAAIEALRNNQARLTSGALSTAATITELVTAAVLVLFTLIFFLYGGRGIWHYVAKIVPVGVRDRVLAAGRAGYGSLIGYVRATFLVALVDAAGVGAGLAIMGVPLALPLASLVFLGAFVPLVGAVIAGFLAVVVALLAKGLVYALLTLGLLVGVNQLEAHLLQPLVMGRAVAIHPLAVVLAIATGGVLAGIVGALLAVPTVAFFNNAVQVLLANDPGAAADSLTVDAADARDAGREGEPVGAASDSLEGGPATDAEEA, from the coding sequence GTGTCGACAAGCCTGGATGATGCTTCGGTCGCACCATTGGTGCGCAAGGCGGCTGCGTGGGCGTGGCGGTTGCTGGTCATTCTGGGCGCGGTGTTAGCCCTGCTGTGGGTTATCCGCAAACTTGAAATCATCGTCGTTCCAGTGTTGCTGGCTTTGATACTCAGTGCGTTGCTGGTGCCGGCGGTGGACTGGTTGGACAACCACGGGGTGCCCCGCAGCGGCGCGGTGACGCTGGTTTTGCTCAGCGGTTTCGCCACCCTAGGTGGCATCCTGACGTTTGTCGTCAGCCAGTTCATCGTCGGCTTGCCCGATCTGGTCGCGCAGGTCGAGCAGAGCATCGAGGCCACCCGCAAATGGTTGATCGAAGGACCTGCGCACCTACGCGGCGAACAGATCGACAACGCGGGCAACGCTGCGATCGAGGCGCTGCGAAACAATCAGGCGAGGTTGACCAGCGGCGCTCTGTCCACAGCGGCGACCATCACCGAGCTGGTTACGGCGGCGGTGTTGGTGCTGTTCACACTGATTTTCTTCCTCTACGGAGGACGCGGGATCTGGCACTACGTCGCCAAGATCGTCCCGGTGGGCGTCCGGGACCGAGTGCTGGCGGCTGGGCGGGCAGGGTACGGATCGCTGATCGGGTACGTGCGGGCGACGTTTCTGGTGGCGTTGGTTGATGCGGCCGGTGTCGGCGCGGGGCTGGCGATCATGGGTGTGCCCCTTGCGCTGCCGCTAGCGTCGTTGGTCTTCCTGGGGGCGTTTGTGCCGCTTGTCGGTGCCGTGATCGCCGGCTTCCTCGCGGTCGTGGTCGCCCTGCTGGCCAAGGGTTTGGTCTATGCGTTGCTCACGCTTGGTTTGCTGGTCGGGGTGAACCAACTTGAGGCTCATTTGCTGCAGCCGTTGGTCATGGGGCGCGCGGTCGCGATCCACCCGCTGGCGGTGGTGTTGGCCATTGCTACCGGTGGTGTACTTGCTGGGATTGTGGGTGCCTTGCTTGCGGTCCCTACGGTCGCTTTCTTCAACAATGCCGTGCAGGTTTTGCTGGCCAACGATCCAGGCGCAGCCGCCGACAGCCTGACCGTGGACGCAGCCGATGCGCGAGATGCGGGCCGAGAGGGTGAGCCCGTAGGCGCCGCCTCCGACAGCCTCGAAGGCGGCCCTGCGACTGACGCGGAGGAGGCTTAG
- the trmB gene encoding tRNA (guanosine(46)-N7)-methyltransferase TrmB, translating to MGHDGQMHAQPGLGADPDTPVKSGQGLDHGAGSSASGNLPSTSFRSRRSALSNAQRQTWERLWPRFGMMALPQSPPAQSVPPGPVDAQAWFGRDAPVVLEIGSGSGTSTLAMAQLEPHINVIAVEIYRRGLAQLLCALEREKVDNIRLIRGNAVTVLEHLIAPGSLHGVRVFFPDPWPKARHHKRRLLQPATFALIADRLRPGGVVHAATDHSGYAEHIADSGDGQPGLVRVDPGTEPLPISVWRPTTKYETKAQHEGSSVTELIWKKRS from the coding sequence ATGGGCCACGATGGACAAATGCATGCGCAACCCGGGTTGGGGGCAGACCCCGACACGCCGGTGAAATCGGGCCAGGGTCTCGACCACGGGGCAGGTTCTAGCGCTAGCGGCAATCTTCCGTCCACCAGCTTTCGGTCGCGGCGCTCCGCTCTGTCGAATGCTCAACGCCAGACCTGGGAGCGACTATGGCCGCGATTCGGCATGATGGCACTCCCGCAATCCCCGCCGGCCCAATCCGTGCCGCCGGGCCCGGTAGACGCGCAAGCCTGGTTTGGCCGCGATGCACCAGTGGTGCTGGAGATCGGGTCAGGCAGCGGCACCTCGACACTGGCGATGGCACAGCTCGAGCCGCATATCAATGTGATCGCGGTGGAAATCTATCGCCGAGGTCTGGCACAGCTGCTATGCGCACTGGAGCGCGAGAAAGTAGACAACATCCGGTTGATCCGCGGAAACGCGGTCACCGTGCTAGAACACCTGATCGCCCCCGGTTCGTTGCACGGCGTTCGGGTCTTCTTCCCCGATCCGTGGCCGAAGGCACGCCACCACAAGCGGCGGCTGCTGCAGCCGGCGACCTTTGCGTTGATCGCCGACCGGCTGCGCCCTGGCGGTGTCGTGCACGCCGCGACCGATCACTCCGGGTACGCCGAGCACATCGCCGATTCCGGCGACGGCCAACCCGGCCTGGTTCGCGTTGACCCCGGCACCGAACCGCTGCCGATTTCGGTGTGGCGCCCCACTACCAAGTACGAGACCAAAGCCCAGCATGAGGGCAGCAGCGTCACGGAGCTGATCTGGAAAAAGCGGAGTTGA
- a CDS encoding NYN domain-containing protein: protein MSLTEEVTTPASQPFVPPPVPALSELSKDGLGSLPSPTGRVLLVWDAPNLDMGLGSILGRRPTALERPRFDALGRWLLTLTAEVATGQPDVSTEPEATVFTNIAPGSAEVVRPWVDALRNVGFAVFAKPKVDEDSDVDRDMLDHIDQRYQQGLAALVVASADGQAFRQPLEQIARGGTPVQVLGFREHASWALASDTLEFVDLEDIAGVFREPLPRIGLDSLPEQGAWLQPFRPLSSLLTSRV, encoded by the coding sequence ATGAGCCTGACTGAAGAAGTGACCACCCCAGCGTCCCAGCCCTTCGTCCCGCCGCCGGTGCCGGCCTTATCCGAGTTATCCAAGGACGGGCTGGGCAGCCTCCCATCCCCAACGGGACGTGTCCTTTTGGTATGGGACGCCCCGAACCTCGACATGGGTCTGGGTTCCATCTTGGGTCGTCGGCCGACAGCTCTGGAACGACCGCGTTTCGACGCCTTGGGCCGCTGGCTCCTGACGCTTACCGCGGAAGTCGCCACTGGCCAGCCAGATGTGTCGACCGAACCTGAAGCCACCGTCTTCACCAACATCGCGCCCGGTAGTGCCGAAGTGGTCCGGCCCTGGGTGGATGCCCTGCGAAACGTCGGGTTCGCGGTCTTCGCCAAACCGAAGGTTGACGAGGACAGCGATGTCGACCGTGACATGCTCGACCACATCGACCAGCGGTACCAGCAGGGCCTTGCGGCGCTGGTAGTGGCGTCGGCCGATGGTCAAGCCTTCCGCCAACCCCTCGAGCAGATCGCCCGCGGCGGAACCCCAGTTCAGGTGCTTGGATTTCGCGAACACGCTAGTTGGGCGCTAGCGTCGGATACCTTGGAGTTCGTCGACCTGGAGGACATTGCTGGGGTTTTCCGGGAGCCGCTCCCGCGGATCGGCCTTGATTCGCTACCTGAGCAGGGTGCTTGGCTGCAGCCATTCCGGCCGCTGTCCTCGCTGTTGACCTCGCGTGTCTGA